The Theileria annulata chromosome 3, complete sequence, *** SEQUENCING IN PROGRESS *** genome has a segment encoding these proteins:
- a CDS encoding Theileria-specific sub-telomeric protein, SVSP family, putative (note;~TapBAC24e05.p1k.cand.3 - score = 20.67;~Signal peptide predicted for TA17545 by SignalP 2.0 HMM (Signal peptide probability 0.891, signal anchor probability 0.087) with cleavage site probability 0.866 between residues 20 and 21) — protein sequence MKCRIYTFLILFIQIGYVYCADQPNDKQSNTDITTGDESDYEEDNYQVTENTGQFGQEEEPLPIKEELGSDEEEQGEQGEQEEPLDLSTKHRQPYEPTQPSETEPTQPSQPEPPQFQPGYQPAPRYPLPQPYPRYYYPGYPPYGPYQPYPRYYYPGYPPYGPYQPYGPYQPRPIAQPPQPRPTQPTVPSQLPHTKPSKIPVHVRQKPLSKVCEIVTLVKKNSYGKLVPMKDGDYKRTHTDSVKIKFKLHANLEEVLCDGDIAYIHSPGKPYPSSIIQKKRIKEFIIRSGDELFIVKLINKKWVRNDAKIPQNFEIFTKDSEGNEVPIPLNKCHVDVSYFQSFKFTFKKGVKCHKIIVNGNLVWEKTEGDEYPMAFSITCKENVVIIFDKNIYVYKRKTEGYVFSHLTPRRRRSKDE from the coding sequence atgAAATGCAgaatatatacatttttaatattgtttataCAAATTGGATATGTATATTGTGCTGATCAACCAAATGATAAACAAAGTAACACAGATATAACTACTGGAGATGAAAGTGATTatgaagaagataattATCAGGTAACAGAAAATACTGGACAATTTGGTCAAGAAGAAGAACCACTACCTATTAAAGAAGAACTTGGatcagatgaagaagaacAAGGAGAACAAGGAGAACAAGAAGAACCTCTTGATTTATCAACAAAACACAGACAACCTTATGAACCTACTCAACCATCTGAAACTGAACCTACACAGCCTAGTCAACCAGAACCACCTCAATTTCAACCTGGTTATCAACCAGCACCACGTTATCCTCTACCTCAACCATATCCCagatattattatccagGGTATCCACCTTATGGACCTTATCAACCATATCCCagatattattatccagGGTATCCACCTTATGGACCTTACCAACCTTATGGACCTTACCAACCTCGACCTATAGCACAACCTCCTCAACCTAGACCTACACAACCTACTGTTCCTAGTCAACTACCACATACAAAACCTAGTAAAATTCCAGTACATGTTCGACAAAAACCACTTTCAAAAGTTTGTGAAATAGTCACATTAGTTAAGAAAAATAGTTATGGTAAATTGGTTCCAATGAAGGATGGAGACTACAAAAGGACACATACTGATTctgttaaaataaaatttaaactccACGCAAATCTTGAAGAAGTACTTTGTGACGGTGATATAGCTTATATTCATTCACCTGGAAAACCTTATCCGTCATCAATAATCCAAAAAAAACgaattaaagaatttataattaGAAGTGGTGATGAATTATTCATAGTCAAGCTGATTAATAAGAAATGGGTAAGAAATGATGCTAAAATTCCacaaaattttgaaattttcaCAAAAGATTCTGAAGGTAATGAAGTTCCAATAcctttaaataaatgtcaTGTTGATGTGAGTTATTTCCaatcttttaaattcaCTTTTAAAAAAGGTGTAAAATGTCATAAGATTATAGTCAATGGAAATTTAGTTTGGGAAAAAACCGAAGGTGATGAGTACCCTATGGCATTTTCTATTACCTGTA
- a CDS encoding Theileria-specific sub-telomeric protein, SVSP family, putative (note;~TapBAC24e05.p1k.cand.2 - score = 24.02;~Signal peptide predicted for TA17540 by SignalP 2.0 HMM (Signal peptide probability 0.965, signal anchor probability 0.019) with cleavage site probability 0.925 between residues 20 and 21) produces the protein MRYKTYLYISLFILIGYVRCADKPTPDEDDEDTFDVSDLTEFIDQQPSFQINIENIPYQNYQQLTRSAYQIITQEKEQKEPLDLSKKDKQPTQPQTSKTPETGQPTHRIYQPTPIYPTPQQPYQIGQTGAFRPYQRELASYQIPQGPYQLPQGPYQLPQGPYQQYLPYGTYKPAGGYGTQQPQGPYEQYPPFQPYQPIQHYVPPTDQSVQPTQQLTEPTPLVQPYQPVPYEQPESQYQPQLTEPPTQQQPQYQPQPQYQQYQPYQQYQPYLPYQPYQPPQPQPQYQQYEPYQPYPPAPYVQYPQPTQPYGPTPQYQPYQPYQPPMDQSAQPESDEPGDRSDEPGDKRDKRDRSGDEEERPSKRRKIRAPRRCKEVKFLKKNPEGNLIEMIRNDYNIRYNDRDKFKCDFKVNLEGIVCDSHVIYEHLEGTPYCSTLTHSKRNDIFVINNLSIFILIKRTEDSWKTTVKELPSNIKLYGEDSEGSEIDLKREDYSVSFTSHGSFKYLISPDKRCTKIIVEGIVVWEKTEEYGHPIAIYVTPRLDVLINFNGYNILLGRRSTRYKLVFKKNSTGKAKYT, from the coding sequence ATGAGATATAAGAcatatttgtatatatcattattcATACTAATTGGATATGTGAGATGTGCAGATAAACCTACCccagatgaagatgatgaagataCATTTGATGTATCAGATCTAACTGAATTTATTGACCAACAACCTTCTTTCCagattaatattgaaaatataccttatcaaaattatcaacaatTAACAAGGTCTGcttatcaaattattacacaAGAAAAAGAACAGAAAGAACCTCttgatttatcaaaaaaaGACAAACAGCCTACACAACCTCAAACTAGTAAGACTCCTGAAACTGGACAACCTACTCATCGTATTTATCAACCTACACCAATTTATCCTACACCTCAACAACCTTATCAGATTGGACAAACAGGAGCATTTAGACCATATCAACGTGAACTAGCAAGTTATCAAATACCTCAAGGTCCTTATCAACTACCTCAAGGTCCTTATCAACTACCTCAAGGTCCTTATCAACAATATTTACCTTATGGTACTTATAAACCAGCAGGTGGTTATGGTACACAACAACCTCAAGGTCCTTATGAACAGTATCCACCATTTCAACCATATCAACCAATACAACATTATGTACCTCCAACAGATCAATCTGTACAACCTACACAACAACTCACTGAACCTACTCCACTAGTTCAACCGTATCAACCTGTACCTTATGAACAACCAGAATCTCAGTATCAACCACAACTTACTGAACCACCTACACAACAACAACCTCAATATCAACCACAACCTCAATATCAACAATACCAACCATACCAACAATACCAACCATACCTACCTTATCAACCATATCAGCCACCTCAGCCACAACCTCAATATCAACAGTATGAACCATACCAACCTTACCCACCTGCTCCTTATGTACAGTATCCACAACCTACACAACCATATGGACCTACTCCACAATATCAACCTTACCAACCATACCAGCCTCCAATGGATCAATCTGCACAACCTGAATCAGATGAACCTGGTGATAGATCAGATGAACCTGGTGATAAGCGAGATAAGCGAGATAGGTCAGGAGATGAAGAAGAACGACCTAGTAAAAGAAGAAAGATTAGAGCACCTAGAAGATGTAAAGAAGTCAAATTCTTAAAGAAGAATCCTGAAGGAAATCTGATTGAAATGATAAGAAATgattataatattagataTAATGATAGAGATAAATTCAAATGTGACTTTAAGGTAAATCTTGAGGGAATTGTCTGTGACAGTCATGTTATTTATGAACATTTAGAAGGAACTCCCTATTGTTCCACATTAACCCACAGCAAAAGAAATGACATTTTTGTCATAAATAATCtttctatatttatattaattaagaGAACTGAAGATTCATGGAAAACAACTGTAAAAGAACTTCCAAGTAATATCAAGTTGTATGGCGAAGATTCTGAGGGTTCTGAAATTGATTTGAAAAGAGAAGATTATTCTGTTAGTTTTACTTCACATGGatcttttaaatatttaatttcacCAGATAAAAGGTGtactaaaattatagtTGAAGGCATAGTTGTTTGGGAAAAAACTGAAGAATATGGGCATCCAATAGCAATTTATGTTACTCCTAGATTGGATGTTTTAATTAACTTTAACGGATATAACATATTGTTAGGAAGGAGGTCTACTAGATATAAATTGGTTTTCAAAAAAAATAGTACGGGAAAAGCTAAATATACCTAA
- a CDS encoding Theileria-specific sub-telomeric protein, SVSP family, putative (Tap-140g05.q1c.cand.33 - score = 28.44;~Signal peptide predicted for TA02740 by SignalP 2.0 HMM (Signal peptide probability 0.965, signal anchor probability 0.019) with cleavage site probability 0.925 between residues 20 and 21), translated as MRYKTYLYISLFILIGYVRCADKPTPDDDESYTFDVSSDDEDKSYNFEVSSDDGDDSYNFEVSSDDGDENYNFEVSTPLTHRIYQPTPHPQHTQYEQYPQPTQPTVSSQPPIYQTPEQHYPEFQTQPGYQRQGPYEQYPPFQPYQPIQHYVPPTDQSVQPTQQLTEPTPLVQPYQPVPYEQPESQYQPQLTEPPTQQQPQYQPQPQYQQYQPYQQYQPYLPYQPYQPPQPQPQYQQYEPYQPYPPAPYVQYPQPTQPYGPTPQYQPYQPYQPPMDQSAQPESDEPGDRSDEPGDKRDKRDRSGDEEERPSKRRKIRAPRRCKEVKFLKKNPEGNLIEMIRNDYNIRYNDRDKFKCDFKVNLEGIVCDSHVIYEHLEGTPYCSTLTHSKRNDIFVINNLSIFILIKRTEDSWKTTVKELPSNIKLYGEDSEGSEIDLKREDYSVSFTSHGSFKYLISPDKRCTKIIVEGIVVWEKTEEYGHPIAIYVTPRLDVLINFNGYNILLGRRSTRYKLVSKKNSTGRAKYT; from the coding sequence ATGAGATATAAGAcatatttgtatatatcattattcATACTAATTGGATATGTGAGATGTGCAGATAAACCTACCCCAGATGATGATGAatcttacacatttgatGTATCATCAGATGACGAAGATAAAagttataattttgaaGTATCATCAGATGACGGAGATGATAGCTATAATTTTGAAGTATCATCAGATGATGGAgatgaaaattataattttgaagTATCAACACCACTAACTCATCGTATTTATCAACCTACACCACATCCACAACATACACAATATGAACAGTATCCACAGCCTACACAACCCACTGTGTCTAGTCAGCCACCAATTTATCAAACACCGGAACAGCATTATCCAGAATTTCAAACACAACCAGGATATCAACGTCAAGGTCCTTATGAACAGTATCCACCATTTCAACCATATCAACCAATACAACATTATGTACCTCCAACAGATCAATCTGTACAACCTACACAACAACTCACTGAACCTACTCCACTAGTTCAACCGTATCAACCTGTACCTTATGAACAACCAGAATCTCAGTATCAACCACAACTTACTGAACCACCTACACAACAACAACCTCAATATCAACCACAACCTCAATATCAACAATACCAACCATACCAACAATACCAACCATACCTACCTTATCAACCATATCAGCCACCTCAGCCACAACCTCAATATCAACAGTATGAACCATACCAACCTTACCCACCTGCTCCTTATGTACAGTATCCACAACCTACACAACCATATGGACCTACTCCACAATATCAACCTTACCAACCATACCAGCCTCCAATGGATCAATCTGCACAACCTGAATCAGATGAACCTGGTGATAGATCAGATGAACCTGGTGATAAGCGAGATAAGCGAGATAGGTCAGGAGATGAAGAAGAACGACCTAGTAAAAGAAGAAAGATTAGAGCACCTAGAAGATGTAAAGAAGTCAAATTCTTAAAGAAGAATCCTGAAGGAAATCTGATTGAAATGATAAGAAATgattataatattagataTAATGATAGAGATAAATTCAAATGTGACTTTAAGGTAAATCTTGAGGGAATTGTCTGTGACAGTCATGTTATTTATGAACATTTAGAAGGAACTCCCTATTGTTCCACATTAACCCACAGCAAAAGAAATGACATTTTTGTCATAAATAATCtttctatatttatattaattaagaGAACTGAAGATTCATGGAAAACAACTGTAAAAGAACTTCCAAGTAATATCAAGTTGTATGGCGAAGATTCTGAGGGTTCTGAAATTGATTTGAAAAGAGAAGATTATTCTGTTAGTTTTACTTCACATGGatcttttaaatatttaatttcacCAGATAAAAGGTGtactaaaattatagtTGAAGGCATAGTTGTTTGGGAAAAAACTGAAGAATATGGGCATCCAATAGCAATTTATGTTACTCCTAGATTGGATGTTTTAATTAACTTTAACGGATATAACATATTGTTAGGAAGGAGGTCTACTAGATATAAATTGGTTTCCAAAAAAAATAGTACGGGAAGAGCTAAATATACCTAA
- a CDS encoding SfiI-subtelomeric fragment related protein family member, putative (Tap-140g05.q1c.cand.32 - score = 12.13), giving the protein MYSEQVESYKSVETSIPCINNIIKIKKQNEPKLVELNIDNPKLTPEYKYIYKDGKVEYITMSDYAFNKVTKGKKVIWESQNNEFGSKVLISSYNNEEYVTIFFTRKNFKVFKTCGKEIYEIPTDINSHSKVHTFDEICSNCQINSSIELYTKDNEGKNVLMPIDMYNVEYNEDFGIYTFKRDSKCSMIKFGNCVIWECEKK; this is encoded by the coding sequence atgtattcAGAACAAGTTGAAAGTTATAAATCTGTTGAAACATCAATCCCttgtataaataacataataaaaataaaaaaacaaaatgaACCTAAATTAGTGGAATTAAATATTGATAACCCTAAATTAACTCcagaatataaatatatatataaagatGGTAAAGttgaatatataactatgTCTGATTACGCATTCAACAAGGTAACTAAGGGTAAAAAAGTTATTTGGGAATCGcaaaataatgaatttggaTCCAAGGTATTGATTAGTAgttataataatgaagaataCGTGACAATTTTCTTTAcaagaaaaaattttaaagtttttaAAACATGTGGAAAAGAAATCTATGAAATTCCTACGGATATTAATAGTCATTCAAAAGTACACACATTTGATGAGATCTGCTCTAATTGTCAGATAAATTCAAGTATTGAACTGTATACAAAAGATAATGAAGGTAAAAATGTTTTGATGCCCATTGATATGTATAATGTTGAATATAATGAAGATTTCggaatatatacatttaaaaGAGATAGTAAGTGTAGTATGattaaatttggaaattgTGTAATTTGGGAGTGtgaaaaaaaataa
- a CDS encoding Theileria-specific sub-telomeric protein, SVSP family, putative (TapBAC24e05.p1k.cand.1 - score = 29.29;~Signal peptide predicted for TA17535 by SignalP 2.0 HMM (Signal peptide probability 0.951, signal anchor probability 0.026) with cleavage site probability 0.914 between residues 20 and 21), with protein sequence MRYKTYLYISLFILIGYVRCADKSDEDTFDPSILNNLTLVPYSDSEDEDDNFNITGGIQNNNHPQSHPQQPDQQHQSQPEPIQYQPTQQPSTEPPQYQPHQPIQHTQPIPVPPHPQPQYQQYEPIPYIPYQPELQQPPYQQYQLESYQQYGTGYGPEQPTPQYGPYGPQHQPQYPGHQPQQYYPEPYKQQPQPIPPIIQIPQDGYQPVLRPQLEQYGTGYGPIPIQQPQVPPPQIPVTIRIPDPYEAHVPIQQPLYQPPHIPIPTQPPHIPIPTPIQPIPQYGPYGPIPQPFQPYQEPQPPIPIPHPPIHIPEQHIHPQPQIQQPYGPQYQPQPPIQLPYGPTPQIPEPIPHRPHLPHQPISIHQPYGPQPPPQGPTSQQYPGYPIPYQPRQPPPDQGHQHPIPIPPIRFTSCGPPRFRPRQPIPQIRLTTYGPPRFRPRGIPGPIIQRPTYMPTKEHKPSHLHIRHPIHILKRQGQRTQTTTQGTTDGTNKITETETHTEETQDSTQQDPTPEDSKEEQTEESTHDESKDSTQHTQQPQQEPTQQTTQPTELEPETIPVEVGSDEEDEPPEPGEPGDGDQVPDQPEEEPGEVEDEEDEEKDKKEKKEKKPKKIKKCKDIKFLKMNEEGNLSKLEKEEYVITTNDSNLVKFKLLVDVEQVLCDYERVYEQVPGKPYPKTVTYNKQNSLFIIVSSGGFVLIRNEDGKWKYKRSRNLPEYVKFYTKNELGELIQIGDEGLNIDATPSGSFRYKFNQDVKCCKIMIKDMNVWEKTDDDVVYPLSVSITDNLKVIVYYKDYHSLFARAERKYKHIFNKENN encoded by the coding sequence ATGAGATATAAGAcatatttgtatatatcattattcATACTAATTGGATATGTGAGATGTGCAGATAAATCTGATGAAGATACATTTGATCCATCAATTCTCAATAATTTGACTCTAGTACCATATAGTGATAGcgaagatgaagatgataattttaatataactGGTGGAATCcaaaataataatcatCCTCAATCCCACCCTCAACAACCTGATCAACAGCATCAATCTCAACCTGAACCTATTCAATATCAACCTACACAACAACCTTCAACAGAACCACCTCAATATCAACCTCATCAACCAATTCAACATACACAGCCAATACCAGTACCACCTCATCCACAACCTCAATATCAACAGTATGAACCAATACCTTATATACCATACCAACCAGAACTACAACAACCTCCGTATCAACAATATCAGCTTGAATCATATCAACAGTATGGAACCGGATATGGACCAGAACAACCTACACCTCAGTATGGACCTTATGGACCTCAACATCAACCTCAGTATCCAGGACATCAACCCCAACAATATTATCCTGAACCATATAAACAACAACCTCAACCAATACCACcaataatacaaatacCACAAGATGGATATCAACCAGTATTACGACCACAACTAGAACAGTATGGAACAGGATATGGACCAATACCAATTCAACAACCACAGGTACCTCCACCACAAATACCTGTGACTATACGAATACCTGATCCATATGAAGCACATGTACCAATACAGCAACCACTTTATCAACCACCTCATATACCTATACCAACACAACCACCTCATATACCTATACCAACACCTATTCAACCAATACCTCAGTATGGACCTTATGGACCAATTCCACAACCTTTTCAGCCATATCAAGAACCTCAACCACCAATTCCAATTCCTCATCCACCAATTCATATACCAGAACAACATATTCATCCACAGCCACAAATTCAACAACCTTATGGACCTCAATATCAACCACAACCACCAATTCAACTACCTTATGGACCTACTCCACAAATACCAGAGCCTATACCTCATCGACCACATTTACCTCATCAACCAATATCAATTCATCAACCATATGGACCTCAACCACCTCCTCAAGGACCTACATCACAACAATATCCAGGATATCCAATACCTTATCAACCTAGACAACCTCCACCAGATCAAGGACATCAACACCCTATTCCAATTCCACCAATAAGATTTACTTCTTGTGGACCTCCTAGATTTAGACCACGACAGCCAATTCCACAAATCAGATTAACTACTTACGGACCACCTAGATTTAGACCTAGAGGAATACCAGGACCTATAATTCAGAGACCAACTTATATGCCAACAAAAGAACATAAACCAAGTCATCTACATATTAGACATCCTATACACATACTAAAACGACAAGGTCAAAGAACTCAAACTACTACTCAAGGAACTACTGATGgaacaaataaaataactgAGACTGAAACTCATACTGAAGAAACTCAAGACTCTACACAACAAGATCCTACTCCTGAAGACTCTAAAGAAGAACAGACTGAAGAATCTACACATGATGAGTCTAAAGACTCTACACAACATACTCAACAACCTCAACAGGAACCAACTCAACAAACTACACAACCTACAGAATTAGAACCAGAAACTATTCCAGTAGAGGTTGGATCggatgaagaagatgaacCTCCAGAACCTGGAGAACCTGGAGATGGAGACCAAGTACCAGATCAACCTGAAGAAGAACCAGGAGAAGttgaagatgaagaagatgaagaaaaggataaaaaagaaaaaaaagaaaaaaaacctaaaaaaataaaaaaatgtaaaGACATCAAATTCTTAAAGATGAATGAGGAAGGTAATCTAAGTAAACTAGAAAAAGAAGAATACGTTATTACAACTAATGATTCAAATTTggttaaatttaaactctTAGTAGATGTTGAACAAGTACTTTGCGACTATGAAAGAGTGTATGAACAAGTACCAGGAAAACCTTATCCTAAAACAGTCACATATAACAAACAAAATTCtctatttattattgttagTTCTGGAGgatttgttttaataagAAACGAAGATGGTAAATGGAAATATAAGAGGTCAAGAAATCTTCCAGAATACGTTAAATTCTATACCAAAAATGAATTAGGTGAGTTAATACAGATTGGTGATGAAGGTTTGAATATAGATGCAACTCCGAGTGGATCATTTAGATATAAATTCAACCAAGATGTAAAATGttgtaaaattatgataaaaGACATGAATGTTTGGGAAAAAACTGATGATGATGTTGTTTATCCCTTGTCAGTATCTATCActgataatttaaaagttattgtatattataaagATTATCATAGTTTATTCGCTAGGGCCGAAAGAAAATATAAgcatatttttaataaagaaaataattga